In Nitrospira sp., the sequence CATTGGTCGTCGCCTGATAGGCTTTATACTCCTCTCCCCGGCTTGATAGAGCTTGCGCCTCTGTCCGTGGAATACCCGTCAGCTTGAGCAGCGCCACCCCCATCCCGATCGGCCCGATCCAGGTAAACAGCCAGCCTGGTGCTCCCAACGTCATCACAACGTACGAGCACCAGTGCAGCCATTCGAAAAAATAATTCGGGTGGCGGGAGTAGGCCCACAGGCCTCCTCGGCAAACGCGGCCCTGATTTCTTGGATCGGCGCGGAAATGCGCGAGTTGGCGGTCCGCCCTTGCTTCACCGGCCACGGCCACCCCCCAGATCATCAAACCAATCAACTCAACCAATGCGGAGGGAGGTCGGGGATTCCACATCAGCGCCAGAAACGGGAGCGAAAAGACGGCCACGGCCAGCGCTTGCAGGAGAAAGTACGCAAGCATTTTGGCCGATTCCGACTCGCCCCATTCCTCCCGCAGGCGGCGATACCGGGCATCCTCTTCCTTGCCGATCACGCGATTGAAAAGAATGTGGAGACCCAGACGTCCCGCATAGAGCGTCACCAGCATCACGGGCAGAAGGACTCGCGCGAAACCGCCGCTTGCTTGTGTGGCATACCACAGCACGACGAGAATAAGTCCAAAGCACCATCCGACATCTCCAATCGAGGCGTTCCTGGTCTTCCGCTGGACGGCCCACAATGCCCCCATGACCACCGTCATGAATAGATACGCCGCCAGGACAAGCGGCAACGGATCCGATGCAAATATCCCGTTCTCTGATTCCATTATCTTTTATGCCTCTATGCCTCAGGACAGACTGGCTCATAGTCCCACACATCGGTACCTCGATGCACCCGATCCTTCAACCAACTCCGAAAACCAGGTAAGGGAAACGACAGGTGCGTCTGGATTTTTTCACAGTTCAGCGAAAGATCGGCAGGTCGCGACGCGCCTGTATGAGAGCGAGCGGACCCTTCCGCCAGCCGGCCTTGTAGCTCCGGATACCATGGAAGCAACGCCTGGCCAATCTCCCAGCGCGACAACCGTTCTCGACCGCCGAGGTGATACAGGCCCGGTAGGTCCTTACCGGTTAACTCCCAGATCGCACGCGCAATGGCTCCTGCCGGCAACGGACAGCGAAATTCATCGCCATAGAGCGTCACGGGCTTACCACTCTTAGCCGCGCGACACATGTCTTCAACGAAACTCCGGTCGCCGTTCTGTGAGGTTCCCGCCGTGAGGACGATTCGAACGATCGTGTGACGAGGATTCTGCAGTACAAGCTGTTCCGCTTCACACTTCGTCTTGCCGTAGAAATTGATCGGGTTCGGGGCGTCTTCTTCCCGATACCAGCCGCGCTTGCCATCGAAGACTTCGCCGCTCGACAAGAAGATGAAGGAGATGTCTTTGCACAGACGGGCCAGATGGGTCGTAGCTTCCACATTGACACGATACGCCAGCTGAGGATCTTGCTCGCAATCCTTTGTACGGCTTAATGCGGCACAATGAATGACGATATCGGGCTGGATGGATTGCCAGGTTCGCTCGACAGCGACGGAATCGGTAAGATCGAGATCAGCGCGGGTGAGGCCGTGAACCTGCCAGCCCGGCGCCCATCGAGAGGCGGACTTCACAACATATTGCCCGATCAATCCCGCCGCTCCGGTGACGATGACGCGAGGTGCCATGACAGATGGCCTAGTGCCGCGTCAATTTGCGGTACCGAATCCGATGCGGCTGATCTGCTTCCTTGCCCAAACGCTTCTTTCGATCCGCTTCGTACTCGCTGTAGTTCCCTTCGAACCAGACCACCTTGCTGTCGCCTTCAAAAGCGAGGATGTGCGTGGCGATCCGATCGAGAAACCAACGGTCGTGACTGCTGATCACGGCACAGCCGGCAAAGTTCTCAAGCCCCTCTTCGAGAGCCCGCAAAGTATTCACGTCGAGATCGTTCGTCGGCTCGTCGAGGATGATCAGATTCGCGCCTTCTTTCAGCATGCGAGCCAGGTGCACACGATTACGCTCACCGCCCGAGAGATCCTTCACCTTTTTCTGCTGATCGGTCCCGGCAAAGTTGAACCGGGCACAGTAGCCGCGCGCATTCACTTCGGTTTTGCCCAGTTTGATGGTGTCCTGCCCGTCCGAAATGATCTCGTACACGCTCTTGTTGCCGTCGAGGCTCCGATCCTGATCGACATAGCCAAGCTTGACGGTCTCGCCCACCTTGATCGCCCCGGCGTCCGGCTTTTCCTTGCCGATGATCATCTTGAACATGGTCGTCTTGCCGGCGCCGTTGGGGCCGATCACACCGACGATGCCACCCTTCGGCAGACTGAAGTTCACGCTTTCATAGAGCACATTGTCACCGAAGGCTTTGCTGATACCGTTGGCCTCGACCACCACATCGCCCAGGCGCGGCCCCGGTGGAATGTAGATTTCCAGATCCTCCGCCACTTGGTCCTGCTTCTGATTGACCAGTTCTTCATAGCGGTTCAAGCGCGCCTTGCCCTTCGACTGCCTGGCCTTCGGCGACATCCTGATCCATTCCAATTCATGTTCCAGCGTCTTCTTCCGCTTCGACTCGGCCTTCTCCTCTTTTTCCAATCGGTCCTTCTTTTGCTCCAACCAAGAGCTGTAATTGCCTTGGAACGGAATCCCGTGGCCTCGGTCCAGCTCCAAAATCCAGCCTGCGACATTGTCCAGAAAGTACCGGTCGTGGGTCACGGCAATGACCGTGCCCTTGTACTGTTGAAGATGCTGTTCAAGCCACTGAACCGATTCGGCATCGAGGTGGTTCGTCGGCTCGTCGAGCAAAAGAATATCCGGCTCTTGGATCATCAGGCGGCAGAGCGCGACCCGTCGTTTCTCACCACCTGACAGGGTCCCGACCTTTTGATCGGCGGGCGGACAGCGCAGCGCATCCATCGCGATGTCGAGTTGGTTCTCCAGTTCCCATCCATTGGCCGCTTCGATCTTCTCTTGCAGCTGCGCCTGCTTGTCGAGCAGCTTTTCCATCTCATCAGGCCCAACCTCGCCGATCTTGTTGCTGACCGCCTCGTACTCGTGCAGCAGCGCCACCAAGTCGGCCTTCCCTTCCTCGATCACTTCCTTGACCGTTTTGTTCGCATCGAGCTGGGGCTCTTGTTCAAGCAGACCGACCGTGTAGCCTTTGGATCGTGTGATCTCGCCCGTATAGTTCGGATCGACGCCTGCGATGATCTTGAGCAGCGAACTTTTGCCCGAGCCATTCAAACCCAGCACACCGATCTTTGCGCCGTAGTAGAAGCCCAGATAGATCTCCCGCAGCACCTGCTTCTTCGGGGGATAGACCTTTCCGACATTGACGAGTGAAAAAATGACCTGCTTATCGTTCGTTGCCATGAGCCCTGCCGCCCTCCTTCGTCAGAATAATCGTAATAGGGCACCATACCAGACACCTTTATCTATCACAACCGAGGGCACCGACGAACAGCGGTCACTTGCATCAGACTCTCGGAGAGAAGAGAATCATAGAATAGACTCCAGCTCGAACCGAGGATGTGCCATGACGATCGTTCGATGGGTAAAGCTTTTCGTGTTGTTCCTCGTCTTGTCAGTCATACCGGCGCCGCTGCTTTCTGCGTCGGACGTCGAACAAGAGAACATTGTGGATCAGTCCAGGATGACGTTGCGCAGCTTCCTCGCAGACTCAAACATGGGGTGGTTTCGTGACCACATCAAGGAGGCGAAGGGCATTTTTATCGTACCCCAACTGCTCAAAGGAGCCTTCTTCTTCGGCGCTGCGGGGGGAAGCGGCGTCTTCCTTGTGAAGGATGAAAAGACCGGGGAATGGAGTGAGCCGGCCTTCTACACAATGGGGGCGGGCAGTTTTGGGTTTCAATTCGGGGCCCAGGCTTCGGAAGTGGTCCTGCTCGCCATGTCGCAGCGGGGAGTTGAATCGATGCTCTCCAGCACCTTCAAGCTCGGCGGTGACGTGTCCGTTGCCGTTGGGCCGGTCGGCGCCGGCATCGAGGGCGCGACAGCCATGAACCTCAGCGCCGATCTCCTCTCGTTTGCCAGAGCCAAGGGGTTATTCGGTGGGATCTCGTTGGAAGGAGCCGTCATTGCCACCAGAGACGAATGGAATCGGGACTATTATGGCCAGGACGTCAGGCCGATCGATATCCTCGTGAAACAAACCGTGACCAATCCTCAGTCATCCATCCTGCGAGCCGCGCTGGCTCGTGCAGCGACGGGAAAATCTTCAATGGACCAGAAGACTGAACAGACTCACAGACCGTAATCAACCGTTCCTCTCAAGCGGCCATTCTTTCCCCCCATTCCCTTGTCTACGTATGAAGTTTCGGGTACCGTACGTATCCGAAGTTACTGGCTTTCACCCGACACAGACCTGTCATGCCCAGTGTCTTTCTCAGCTACTCACGCACCGACTTCCCGCTCATCGAGCAGCTTGAAGCACAACTCAAGGACCATCCTGAGATTTCCATCTGGCGTGATCAGGAGAAGATTTACGGCGGGCAGAAATGGCCGAAGGTGCTGGGTGAAGCCATTGCCGATCAGGACGTGTTTCTCCTGGCGTGGTCGAAGCATTCTGCCGCCTCGCACTTCGTCGAGCTGGAGTGGAATACCGCCATCGCGCTCAGGAAAATCATCGTGCCCTGCCTGCTAGACGATACACCGCTTGCTTCATCTCTCCGGACATTCCATGGGTATCGTCTCAATGATGCGACTGGACTCATCCAGTCCGTGCGAGGCGCGCCGCTTGCCGATGTGCAAAGACGGGAACCGGTCATTCGCAAGCTGAGTGACATCGCCGCGACAGACGAAACAACCGTACTGGCCCAGGCTAAGTCCATCTTTGCCCAGCAACAATGGACGGTTCAGGGGAACGTGTACCAGGCCGGTGGCGATATCCACATTCACAGTGAGCCTTCGACTCCAAGGGCGCCAGAGAAAACCAAACCACTCATCGAGAAATGGCAGGTCTGGATAATGCTCATCGTAGGGGCGTTGACAGCTTTATCCCTAGCCGTTGATTTTCCTGGCAAGCTCGGCATCCACATCTTCCCGAATACCGAGCGCACTGGAGGAGACGGCCAAAATCGGATGCTGGATCAAGATCTCGCGGGACAAGTAGTGGACGCCGATACGCCGAACCTTGAACCACTGGCCGATGTCCAGGTCTCCTTGCTCGGCTTTGCTCGAGAAACCACGACCGATCAGAACGGCGTCTTTCGTTTCGACAAAGTCCGCGCGGCAAGGGAAACGCCAATCAAGTTTACGCTCCGAAAGGATTGCTACGAGGTTGAGACTTACGAGGCCACGCTTGGCAATACCGGTTTACGCCCCCCGCTGAGCAAGTCTGGAGCATGCAAATGATGCGCGCCCTCCTCTTATTTCTCATTATGCTTTACCCGATGGTAGATCCCAATAGAGTTTCGGCCAAGCAATTTGAGCAGCGGCGGCTCACTGGTCAAATCTTCCAAAAAGAAAGCGGCTCAGGTACGAGACTCGTTGCCGGCGCCGCCGTATGGATTGTTGGTGTAGGAAATGTCTATACCACCGGCTCAGACGGTGAGTATCGCGTTGTTGTGCCGGATGTCTTCCAGTTCGGACAAACAATCCGGCTCCATGTCAAAAAGAGAGGCTGGGGGATAGATCAGCCGAGAGGTGGCGAATTTGATCTTCCCAAAGCTCTGATCAAGGACCTCTTCCTCTTACCAGTAAACTCTTTCGAGTTCTTATCCGACGAGCAAATCGATGAACTGCTGAAGAATTTGCTCAAGAACATGACGGCACAGGTACAATCCGGCGCTAAATCAGAAGAGAT encodes:
- the ettA gene encoding energy-dependent translational throttle protein EttA, whose product is MATNDKQVIFSLVNVGKVYPPKKQVLREIYLGFYYGAKIGVLGLNGSGKSSLLKIIAGVDPNYTGEITRSKGYTVGLLEQEPQLDANKTVKEVIEEGKADLVALLHEYEAVSNKIGEVGPDEMEKLLDKQAQLQEKIEAANGWELENQLDIAMDALRCPPADQKVGTLSGGEKRRVALCRLMIQEPDILLLDEPTNHLDAESVQWLEQHLQQYKGTVIAVTHDRYFLDNVAGWILELDRGHGIPFQGNYSSWLEQKKDRLEKEEKAESKRKKTLEHELEWIRMSPKARQSKGKARLNRYEELVNQKQDQVAEDLEIYIPPGPRLGDVVVEANGISKAFGDNVLYESVNFSLPKGGIVGVIGPNGAGKTTMFKMIIGKEKPDAGAIKVGETVKLGYVDQDRSLDGNKSVYEIISDGQDTIKLGKTEVNARGYCARFNFAGTDQQKKVKDLSGGERNRVHLARMLKEGANLIILDEPTNDLDVNTLRALEEGLENFAGCAVISSHDRWFLDRIATHILAFEGDSKVVWFEGNYSEYEADRKKRLGKEADQPHRIRYRKLTRH
- a CDS encoding DUF1295 domain-containing protein — protein: MESENGIFASDPLPLVLAAYLFMTVVMGALWAVQRKTRNASIGDVGWCFGLILVVLWYATQASGGFARVLLPVMLVTLYAGRLGLHILFNRVIGKEEDARYRRLREEWGESESAKMLAYFLLQALAVAVFSLPFLALMWNPRPPSALVELIGLMIWGVAVAGEARADRQLAHFRADPRNQGRVCRGGLWAYSRHPNYFFEWLHWCSYVVMTLGAPGWLFTWIGPIGMGVALLKLTGIPRTEAQALSSRGEEYKAYQATTNAFFPWFPRRTRDLPTGS
- a CDS encoding SDR family oxidoreductase, which produces MAPRVIVTGAAGLIGQYVVKSASRWAPGWQVHGLTRADLDLTDSVAVERTWQSIQPDIVIHCAALSRTKDCEQDPQLAYRVNVEATTHLARLCKDISFIFLSSGEVFDGKRGWYREEDAPNPINFYGKTKCEAEQLVLQNPRHTIVRIVLTAGTSQNGDRSFVEDMCRAAKSGKPVTLYGDEFRCPLPAGAIARAIWELTGKDLPGLYHLGGRERLSRWEIGQALLPWYPELQGRLAEGSARSHTGASRPADLSLNCEKIQTHLSFPLPGFRSWLKDRVHRGTDVWDYEPVCPEA
- a CDS encoding TIR domain-containing protein, whose product is MPSVFLSYSRTDFPLIEQLEAQLKDHPEISIWRDQEKIYGGQKWPKVLGEAIADQDVFLLAWSKHSAASHFVELEWNTAIALRKIIVPCLLDDTPLASSLRTFHGYRLNDATGLIQSVRGAPLADVQRREPVIRKLSDIAATDETTVLAQAKSIFAQQQWTVQGNVYQAGGDIHIHSEPSTPRAPEKTKPLIEKWQVWIMLIVGALTALSLAVDFPGKLGIHIFPNTERTGGDGQNRMLDQDLAGQVVDADTPNLEPLADVQVSLLGFARETTTDQNGVFRFDKVRAARETPIKFTLRKDCYEVETYEATLGNTGLRPPLSKSGACK
- a CDS encoding lipid-binding SYLF domain-containing protein → MTIVRWVKLFVLFLVLSVIPAPLLSASDVEQENIVDQSRMTLRSFLADSNMGWFRDHIKEAKGIFIVPQLLKGAFFFGAAGGSGVFLVKDEKTGEWSEPAFYTMGAGSFGFQFGAQASEVVLLAMSQRGVESMLSSTFKLGGDVSVAVGPVGAGIEGATAMNLSADLLSFARAKGLFGGISLEGAVIATRDEWNRDYYGQDVRPIDILVKQTVTNPQSSILRAALARAATGKSSMDQKTEQTHRP